Proteins from one Podarcis raffonei isolate rPodRaf1 chromosome 1, rPodRaf1.pri, whole genome shotgun sequence genomic window:
- the LOC128402443 gene encoding 26S proteasome complex subunit SEM1-like codes for MKLEKKQPVDLGLLEEDDEFEEFPAEDWASLDEDEDACVWEDNWNDDHVEDDFSNQLRAELEKHGYKMESS; via the coding sequence ATGAAGTTGGAGAAGAAACAGCCTGTTGACTTGGGGCTGCTGGAGGAGGATGACGAGTTCGAGGAGTTCCCAGCTGAAGACTGGGCTAGtttagatgaagatgaagatgcatGTGTGTGGGAAGACAATTGGAATGATGACCATGTGGAAGATGATTTCTCCAATCAGCTAAGAGCTGAATTAGAAAAACACGGCTACAAGATGGAAAGCTCATAG